In Chlorocebus sabaeus isolate Y175 chromosome 11, mChlSab1.0.hap1, whole genome shotgun sequence, one DNA window encodes the following:
- the ITFG2 gene encoding KICSTOR complex protein ITFG2: MRSVSYVQRVALEFSGSLFPHAICLGDVDNDTLNELVVGDTSGKVSVYKNDDSRPWLTCSCQGMLTCVGVGDVCNKGKNLLVAVSAEGWFHLFDLTPAKVLDASGHHETLMGEEQRPVFKQHIPANTKVMLISDIDGDGCCELVVGYTDRVVRAFRWEELGEGPEHLTGQLVSLKKWMLEGQVDSLSVTLGPLGVPELMVSQPGCAYAILLCTWKKDTGSPPASEGPTDGSRETPAARDVVLHQTSGRIHNKNVSTHLIGNIKQGHGTESSGSGLFALCTLDGTLKLMEEMEEADKLLWSVQVDHQLFALEKLDVTGNGHEEVVACAWDGQTYIIDHNRTVVRFQVDENIRAFCAGLYACKEGRNSPCLVYVTFNQKIYVYWEVQLERMESTNLLKLLETKPEYHSLLQELGVDPDDLPVTRALLHQTLYHPDQPPHCAPSSLQDPT, encoded by the exons ATGAGATCGGTTAGCTACGTGCAGCGCGTGGCGCTGGAGTTCAGCGGGAGCCTCTTCCCGCACGCTATCTGCCTTGGAGACGTTGATAACGATACG TTAAATGAACTGGTGGTGGGAGACACCAGCGGGAAGGTGTCTGTGTATAAAAATGATGACAGTCGGCCATGGCTCACCTGTTCCTGCCAGGGAATG CTGACTTGCGTTGGGGTTGGAGATGTATGTAATAAAGGAAAG AACCTGTTGGTGGCCGTGAGTGCTGAAGGCTGGTTTCATTTGTTTGACCTGACACCTGCCAAGGTGTTGGATGCTTCTGGGCACCACGAGACACTAATGGGAGAGGAGCAGCGTCCAGTCTTCAAGCAGCACATCCCCGCCAACACCAAGGTCATGCTGATCAGTGACATCG ATGGAGATGGGTGTTGTGAGCTGGTGGTGGGTTACACAGACCGTGTGGTGCGAGCTTTCCGCTGGGAGGAGCTAGGTGAGGGTCCCGAACATCTGACAGGGCAGCTGGTGTCCCTCAAGAAATGGATGCTGGAGGGCCAG GTGGACAGCCTCTCAGTGACTCTGGGACCACTGGGTGTTCCTGAACTCATGGTGTCTCAGCCAGGCTGTGCTTATGCAATTCTACTGTGTACCTGGAAAAAGGACACTGGGTCCCCTCCTGCCTCCGAAGGGCCCACGGATGGCAGTAG GGAGACCCCAGCTGCCCGAGATGTGGTGCTGCACCAGACGTCTGGCCGTATCCACAACAAGAACGTCTCCACTCACCTAATTGGCAACATCAAACAAG GCCACGGCACTGAGAGTAGTGGCTCTGGCCTCTTTGCCCTGTGCACCCTGGATG GGACACTGAAGCTCatggaagaaatggaagaagcAGACAAGCTGCTGTGGTCagtgcaggtggatcaccagctCTTTGCCCTGGAGAAACTGGATGTCACC GGCAATGGGCATGAGGAGGTAGTTGCATGCGCCTGGGATGGACAGACATACATCATTGACCACAACCGCACCGTTGTCCGCTTCCAAGTGGATGAAAACATCCGTGCCTTCTGTGCAG GCCTGTATGCCTGCAAAGAGGGCCGTAACAGCCCCTGCCTCGTATATGTCACTTTCAACCAGAAGATCTATGTGTACTGGGAGGTGCAGCTGGAGCGGATGGAGTCTACCAATCTGCTGAAACTGCTGGAAACCAAGCCTGAGTACCACAGCCTGCTGCAGGAGCTGGGTGTGG ATCCTGACGACCTCCCTGTGACTCGTGCCCTGCTTCACCAAACACTCTACCATCCAGACCAGCCACCACACTGTGCTCCCTCAAGCCTCCAGGATCCCACCTAG